A window from Pseudomonas kribbensis encodes these proteins:
- a CDS encoding c-type cytochrome, whose translation MLKTIGMLLLCTVLMSAPVLAQAQTEHLMYSNGCVNCHGLHGVRTGGMIPSIAGQPEQYLYQVLSGYRDGSLKGTIMNRVMERMDGDRVKALAEGFGRIDVRTVLVAPVSEPVGERHYLEHCAGCHDAPTAGAPWVRGQNVEYTRAVIDDLRKGRRTMSEEMTRAVAALNDAELQSVLTYLAQWTLERSH comes from the coding sequence ATGCTGAAAACGATCGGCATGTTGCTTCTCTGCACGGTGCTGATGTCTGCGCCTGTCCTTGCACAGGCGCAGACCGAGCACCTGATGTACAGCAATGGTTGCGTGAATTGTCATGGCCTGCACGGGGTGCGCACCGGTGGAATGATTCCTTCGATTGCCGGACAGCCTGAGCAATACCTTTATCAGGTCCTGTCCGGTTATCGCGATGGCTCGCTCAAGGGCACGATCATGAATCGGGTCATGGAGCGTATGGACGGCGACAGGGTGAAAGCGCTGGCCGAAGGATTCGGTCGCATTGACGTTCGGACCGTACTGGTCGCGCCGGTATCGGAGCCAGTGGGTGAGAGGCACTATCTGGAACACTGCGCCGGCTGTCACGATGCTCCAACAGCCGGAGCGCCGTGGGTGCGGGGGCAGAATGTCGAATACACGAGGGCGGTCATCGATGACCTTCGAAAGGGACGACGAACGATGTCAGAGGAAATGACCAGGGCGGTCGCGGCGTTGAATGATGCCGAGCTGCAAAGTGTTCTGACGTATCTGGCTCAATGGACGCTGGAGCGCAGTCACTGA
- a CDS encoding alpha/beta fold hydrolase: protein MSVSLTRWLPGLLLTAALPLLAHAEGPQYGPELQGFDYPYTLKHFAFQSQGQSLQMGYMDVAAHGKANGRTVVLMHGKNFCGATWDSSIQALSEAGYRVVAPDQIGFCTSSKPDHYQYTFQQLAANTQQLLKALGIQKATLLGHSTGGMLATRYALQYPDQVEQLALVNPIGLEDWKALGVPYRSVDQWYQRELKVTAQGIRDYERSTYYDGRWKPEFDRWVDMLAGLSNGPGKTQVAWNSALIYDMIFTQPVYYEFKDLKMPTLLLIGTSDTTAIGKDIAPPEVKAKIGHYEVLGKQVAKLIPQSTLVEFPGLGHAPQMEEPAQFHQALLGWLNKTNPVR, encoded by the coding sequence ATGTCTGTGTCGCTGACCCGCTGGCTGCCCGGCCTGCTGTTGACCGCTGCCCTGCCCCTGCTGGCTCACGCCGAAGGCCCGCAATACGGCCCGGAACTGCAGGGTTTCGATTATCCCTATACCCTCAAGCACTTTGCCTTTCAGTCCCAGGGCCAGTCTCTGCAAATGGGTTACATGGACGTCGCCGCTCACGGCAAGGCCAACGGACGCACCGTGGTGCTGATGCACGGCAAGAATTTTTGCGGCGCGACCTGGGACAGTTCGATCCAGGCCCTGAGCGAGGCCGGTTACCGGGTGGTTGCCCCGGATCAGATCGGTTTCTGTACCTCCAGCAAGCCCGATCATTACCAGTACACGTTCCAGCAACTGGCGGCCAACACCCAGCAACTGCTCAAGGCGCTGGGCATCCAGAAAGCCACTCTCCTCGGCCACTCCACCGGCGGCATGCTGGCCACCCGCTACGCCCTGCAATACCCGGATCAGGTCGAGCAACTGGCACTGGTCAACCCGATCGGCCTGGAAGACTGGAAAGCCCTCGGCGTGCCGTATCGCAGCGTTGACCAGTGGTATCAGCGCGAACTGAAAGTTACCGCCCAGGGTATCCGCGACTACGAGCGCAGCACCTATTACGACGGCCGCTGGAAACCAGAATTCGACCGCTGGGTGGACATGCTCGCCGGCCTGAGCAATGGCCCGGGCAAGACTCAGGTCGCATGGAACTCGGCGCTGATCTACGACATGATCTTCACCCAGCCGGTCTACTACGAGTTCAAGGATCTGAAAATGCCGACCCTGTTGCTGATCGGCACGTCCGACACCACGGCCATCGGCAAGGACATTGCGCCACCCGAGGTGAAAGCGAAAATCGGCCACTACGAGGTGCTGGGCAAGCAGGTCGCCAAGCTGATTCCGCAATCCACACTGGTGGAATTCCCCGGCCTGGGCCATGCCCCGCAGATGGAAGAACCGGCGCAGTTCCACCAGGCGCTGCTCGGCTGGCTGAACAAAACCAATCCCGTTCGTTGA
- a CDS encoding YqaA family protein: protein MTAGYLGLFFAAFGAATLLPLQSEAVLVGLLVSDRYWLWGLLTVATMGNVLGSLVNWWLGRGLERFQGRRWFPVSAKHMDRARIHYQRYGHWSLLLSWLPVIGDPLTLIAGVMREPLGRFLLIVTLAKGARYGVLAMLTLGWLG from the coding sequence ATGACGGCGGGTTATCTCGGACTGTTCTTCGCTGCATTTGGCGCGGCAACGCTGTTGCCGCTGCAATCGGAAGCCGTGTTGGTCGGGCTGCTGGTCAGCGATCGTTACTGGCTTTGGGGCCTGCTGACGGTGGCGACGATGGGCAACGTCCTTGGCTCACTGGTGAACTGGTGGCTGGGACGTGGACTGGAGCGGTTTCAGGGGCGGCGCTGGTTTCCGGTCAGCGCGAAGCACATGGACCGCGCCCGTATTCACTATCAACGTTACGGCCACTGGTCGCTGCTGCTCAGCTGGCTGCCGGTCATCGGCGATCCCCTGACGCTGATTGCCGGGGTCATGCGCGAACCGCTCGGGCGATTCCTGTTGATCGTCACCTTGGCCAAAGGCGCCCGTTACGGCGTGCTGGCCATGCTCACCCTGGGCTGGCTCGGTTGA
- a CDS encoding NAD(P)/FAD-dependent oxidoreductase, with protein MNDQRRRLLKWLATGVGVSAISAFAGNGRSEPGRRTRVVVIGGGFAGATFARTLHQLDESIHIVLIEPNRFYHCCPLGAEFLVGKRSEQSLMFDYDKLARSGIEVVHEHALSINAQARQVSTRSGRIFGYDRCVVATGIGFRHHTIAGYDAAAAEIFPHAWAGGGQLRLLGRQLAEMRNGGTVLIAAPPDDYRCPPGPYERASLIAEYLMRHKPASQLIVLDAKHRFAKQAQFELAWKRLYGYGSADSVIRWIGSREGGTVRGVDVAKRRVLTDGGPMEGDVINIIPAQRADDFSHRNGLAADHGWCPVDTQTLESLQVPGVHVIGDAAYAERLPKSAFAATCQARVCALAIHHQLHGLPLLEPRFMNVCYSLCGDDYGISVFLDYQRDAASNILEVETLRVTPLEASREDYRREAMSAYSMFDSMVEEAFG; from the coding sequence ATGAATGATCAGAGAAGACGCCTGCTCAAATGGTTGGCGACAGGCGTGGGAGTTTCAGCGATCAGTGCATTTGCGGGCAATGGCCGAAGCGAGCCGGGACGTCGAACCCGGGTCGTTGTGATTGGTGGCGGGTTTGCCGGAGCCACTTTCGCCCGTACGTTGCATCAGCTGGATGAGTCGATTCATATCGTTCTTATAGAGCCGAACAGGTTCTATCACTGCTGTCCGCTGGGGGCGGAGTTTCTCGTGGGCAAGCGCAGCGAGCAATCGTTGATGTTCGACTACGACAAGCTAGCGCGCAGCGGGATCGAGGTGGTGCATGAGCATGCGCTATCGATCAATGCGCAAGCGCGACAGGTGTCTACCCGCAGTGGAAGGATTTTCGGCTATGACCGCTGTGTGGTGGCTACCGGAATCGGCTTTCGCCATCACACGATTGCCGGGTATGACGCTGCTGCCGCAGAAATCTTTCCTCACGCATGGGCCGGAGGCGGGCAATTGCGCTTGCTCGGCCGGCAGCTGGCGGAAATGCGCAACGGCGGAACCGTGCTCATAGCGGCACCACCGGATGACTACCGTTGCCCGCCCGGTCCCTACGAGCGGGCGAGCCTGATTGCCGAATACCTGATGAGGCACAAGCCTGCTTCACAGCTGATCGTGCTGGATGCCAAGCATCGCTTTGCCAAACAGGCTCAATTCGAACTCGCATGGAAGCGTCTGTACGGTTACGGTTCAGCCGATAGTGTCATCCGCTGGATCGGTTCCAGAGAGGGCGGAACGGTGCGTGGGGTGGATGTAGCGAAACGGCGGGTGCTGACCGATGGCGGGCCGATGGAGGGGGATGTGATCAATATCATTCCCGCCCAGCGTGCGGATGATTTCAGTCACCGCAATGGTCTGGCGGCGGATCATGGCTGGTGCCCCGTTGACACTCAGACACTGGAGTCACTACAGGTGCCGGGGGTTCATGTCATCGGCGATGCGGCCTATGCCGAACGATTGCCCAAGTCGGCATTTGCCGCCACCTGCCAGGCGCGGGTCTGTGCGTTGGCCATTCACCATCAGTTGCACGGGCTGCCACTGCTTGAACCGCGATTCATGAATGTGTGCTACAGCTTGTGTGGTGATGATTACGGGATTTCGGTGTTTCTGGATTATCAACGTGATGCCGCCAGCAACATCCTGGAAGTCGAAACGTTGCGCGTGACACCTCTGGAGGCAAGCCGGGAGGACTACCGGCGCGAGGCAATGTCGGCCTACAGCATGTTCGACAGCATGGTCGAAGAGGCATTTGGCTGA
- a CDS encoding DUF411 domain-containing protein, with amino-acid sequence MKKTFHLLLLPMLMIGSLAQAADLIPIKVHRDANCGCCKKWISHLEANGFKVEDHVEADMSRFKQQHGVPPRLASCHTAIINGKFVEGHVPAEQVLALSKRDDLLGVAAPGMPMGSPGMEMDGMSDAYQVIGLKKDGADVVVADYPAH; translated from the coding sequence ATGAAAAAAACCTTTCACCTTTTGCTATTGCCCATGTTGATGATTGGGTCGCTTGCCCAGGCGGCCGACCTGATCCCCATCAAAGTCCATCGCGACGCCAACTGCGGCTGCTGCAAAAAGTGGATCAGCCATCTGGAAGCCAACGGCTTCAAGGTCGAAGATCATGTCGAAGCGGACATGAGCCGCTTCAAGCAACAACACGGTGTGCCCCCACGCCTCGCGTCCTGCCACACCGCAATCATCAACGGCAAATTCGTCGAAGGCCACGTTCCCGCAGAACAGGTGCTGGCACTGAGCAAGCGTGACGACCTGCTCGGCGTGGCTGCTCCGGGCATGCCGATGGGCTCGCCGGGGATGGAAATGGACGGCATGAGTGATGCCTATCAGGTGATCGGCCTGAAGAAGGACGGTGCCGACGTGGTGGTGGCGGATTACCCGGCCCATTGA
- a CDS encoding class I SAM-dependent methyltransferase, giving the protein MDPRRTDYLEAEALYSEQSLRIGESYVMHEWERPLIRRMVDDLALTHKDEVLEVGFGMGISATMIQQALPARHTIVEPHPTVLQRAREWKSGRLGVQLVPGYWQSLEGTHKRFSAIFFDPFSDDMGSVIEENLGFIKFASQSLLNDGGRLAMFCIHPWLDEQYQQHIFRFYRRVEISPVHVKVRETEDPTLQSEGRMISVILHK; this is encoded by the coding sequence ATGGATCCCCGAAGAACGGACTATCTGGAAGCTGAAGCACTGTACAGCGAACAGTCGCTTCGAATTGGCGAGTCGTATGTGATGCATGAATGGGAGCGTCCTCTCATTCGGCGCATGGTCGATGACCTGGCGCTGACGCATAAGGACGAAGTGCTGGAAGTCGGCTTCGGCATGGGCATTTCAGCGACCATGATCCAGCAGGCTTTACCTGCCCGTCATACTATCGTCGAGCCTCACCCCACGGTGCTTCAACGTGCGCGGGAGTGGAAGAGTGGACGCTTGGGCGTTCAACTTGTTCCGGGTTACTGGCAGAGCCTCGAGGGGACGCACAAGCGCTTCAGTGCCATCTTCTTTGACCCTTTCAGCGATGACATGGGCTCGGTGATCGAAGAGAACCTTGGTTTCATCAAGTTCGCCTCACAATCCCTGCTGAACGACGGCGGGCGGTTGGCCATGTTCTGTATTCATCCCTGGCTCGACGAACAGTATCAACAGCATATCTTCCGGTTTTATCGACGGGTCGAGATCAGCCCGGTGCACGTCAAGGTCAGGGAAACCGAAGACCCGACCCTCCAGTCGGAAGGGCGAATGATTTCGGTGATTCTGCACAAATGA
- the glgA gene encoding glycogen synthase GlgA: protein MISAALDIQGERAHQPVGESSTASVPGSRSINVPGTRTLAPVASQNPNKKKVLFVTSEIADLVKTGGLGDVSAALPRAMAHLHDVRVLIPGYPQVMNSENPIHIIGELGGHAALPPCKIGRMDMPDGLVIYVLICPELYARDGGPYGANNGRDWPDNHIRFARLGLAAADIAANLAQIHWCPDLVHAHDWPAGLAPAYMHWRGQRTPTLFTIHNLAYQGVTSLGSCPELGIPAHALQQEGMEFYGKMSFLKAGMAYSSHITTVSATYAQEITTPDFGCGLDGFLAAKTQQGLLSGIPNGIDESWDAATDPHLFAPFAIGDWEGKAINAAHVRELFGLKDSEGPLFAVVSRLVYQKGLDLTEAVSEYIVQNGGQIAIIGRGEPEEEQAMRELALRFPGQIGVRIGFNETDARRMFAGSDFLLMPSRYEPCGLSQMYAQRFGSLPVARNTGGLADTIENGVTGFLFNESTSDSYREALSRAFKVFAFPDLLHAMRCRAMAAPFNWCQAVEPYAELYEQLVAKALGKTHHK from the coding sequence ATGATCAGTGCGGCATTGGATATTCAGGGAGAGCGCGCTCACCAGCCGGTCGGCGAGTCGAGCACCGCGAGCGTTCCCGGCAGCCGGTCGATCAACGTCCCGGGCACCAGGACGCTGGCACCGGTAGCCAGTCAGAATCCCAACAAGAAGAAAGTGTTGTTCGTGACCTCGGAAATCGCCGATCTGGTGAAGACCGGCGGTCTTGGTGACGTTTCTGCCGCCCTGCCCCGCGCGATGGCGCATCTGCATGATGTCCGGGTGCTGATCCCCGGTTACCCGCAAGTGATGAACAGCGAGAATCCGATTCATATCATCGGTGAACTGGGCGGCCATGCCGCGCTGCCTCCCTGCAAGATCGGGCGCATGGACATGCCTGACGGTCTGGTCATTTATGTGTTGATCTGCCCTGAGCTCTACGCCCGCGACGGCGGCCCTTACGGTGCCAACAACGGTCGTGACTGGCCGGACAACCACATCCGTTTCGCCCGCCTGGGCCTGGCCGCCGCCGATATCGCCGCCAACCTCGCCCAAATCCATTGGTGCCCGGATCTGGTGCACGCCCACGACTGGCCGGCCGGGCTGGCGCCCGCCTACATGCACTGGCGCGGGCAACGCACGCCGACCCTGTTCACCATTCACAACCTCGCCTATCAAGGCGTGACCAGCCTCGGTTCGTGCCCGGAACTCGGGATTCCCGCCCATGCCCTGCAACAGGAAGGCATGGAGTTCTACGGCAAGATGTCGTTCCTCAAGGCCGGCATGGCCTATTCGAGCCACATCACCACAGTCAGCGCCACCTACGCGCAGGAAATCACCACCCCGGATTTCGGCTGCGGTCTCGACGGTTTTCTCGCCGCCAAGACCCAGCAAGGCTTGCTCAGCGGCATTCCCAACGGCATCGACGAGAGCTGGGACGCCGCCACCGATCCCCACCTGTTCGCGCCGTTTGCCATCGGTGACTGGGAAGGCAAAGCGATCAACGCCGCCCATGTACGCGAACTGTTCGGCCTGAAAGACTCCGAAGGCCCGCTGTTTGCCGTGGTGTCGCGACTGGTCTATCAAAAAGGCCTGGACCTGACCGAAGCCGTGTCGGAATACATCGTGCAGAACGGCGGTCAGATCGCGATCATCGGACGTGGCGAACCCGAAGAAGAACAGGCCATGCGCGAACTGGCCCTGCGCTTCCCCGGCCAGATCGGCGTGCGCATCGGCTTCAATGAAACCGACGCCCGGCGGATGTTCGCCGGCAGCGATTTCCTGCTGATGCCTTCGCGTTACGAACCTTGCGGTTTGAGCCAGATGTACGCCCAGCGTTTCGGCTCGCTGCCGGTAGCACGCAACACCGGCGGGCTGGCCGACACCATTGAAAACGGCGTCACCGGGTTCCTGTTCAACGAGTCCACTTCCGACAGCTACCGCGAAGCCCTGAGCCGCGCGTTCAAGGTGTTTGCCTTTCCGGACCTGCTGCACGCCATGCGCTGCCGGGCGATGGCGGCACCGTTCAACTGGTGCCAGGCCGTCGAACCCTACGCCGAACTCTACGAACAACTGGTGGCCAAGGCGCTGGGTAAAACGCACCACAAATAA
- a CDS encoding MBL fold metallo-hydrolase — translation MRATFIGHQTWLIEHGATRILVDPLLCEDFGLVDQYRIDIYPPRTVDHRALADVDLIFLSHEHSDHFDIQSLNLLPRSARFVVGSTIVEPVKQCIRDLGFELTEVDSTEPMLIKDLSLRFYPADPKTAFWESRVTQIYLEERHGPCSGIFIAVDALISEVFKTDIVEERVSSPSLVIVSNNSRVSPPGAFQSLENWGKNAADSNRKTGPLGLGVLNSVLTAYLEDFPAQPEHIAMCGGGFIKRFDGFAAFPFSEQPMLSQLANQLSLDVNVVGLLPGQGIRLDAPQESQIDIDWVTVDHLQHQQLIRELETFIDDRKSIEVASSVLPDLETPAEYAECLERCEVELNRMARSLMLFITGRKVLQMSHYRGRPLGPQRIVFSFVCHRLGLRSSYGLNMVSGRFEVEPLTELDALIAHYPYGVCLPLVDFMGVADGTLQIWDVVGVSIQSWFEHGIFDGLIPFFYSYYGENGSPHLLDRIIRRNMATLEIAQCN, via the coding sequence ATGAGGGCAACATTCATTGGCCATCAAACATGGCTGATCGAGCATGGTGCAACCCGGATTCTTGTCGACCCATTGTTGTGTGAAGATTTTGGTCTGGTGGATCAGTACCGGATCGACATCTATCCGCCCAGGACGGTGGATCATCGAGCGCTCGCGGACGTTGATCTGATTTTTCTCAGCCATGAACACTCCGATCATTTCGATATCCAGTCGCTGAACCTGCTGCCTCGCAGTGCCAGGTTCGTGGTCGGTTCGACCATCGTCGAACCGGTCAAGCAATGCATTCGTGACCTGGGTTTCGAGCTGACGGAGGTGGACAGCACCGAGCCGATGCTGATCAAAGACCTGAGTCTGAGGTTCTATCCGGCCGATCCGAAGACCGCCTTCTGGGAAAGCCGGGTTACCCAGATCTACCTGGAAGAGCGGCATGGTCCCTGTTCGGGGATATTCATCGCCGTGGACGCCCTGATTTCCGAAGTTTTCAAAACAGATATCGTTGAAGAGCGGGTTTCCTCACCCAGTTTGGTGATCGTTTCCAACAACTCCCGGGTGTCGCCACCGGGAGCTTTCCAGTCACTGGAAAACTGGGGAAAGAACGCGGCCGACAGCAATCGCAAAACCGGTCCCCTTGGTCTTGGGGTGCTGAACTCGGTACTCACAGCGTATCTGGAAGACTTTCCGGCACAGCCCGAACATATAGCCATGTGCGGTGGCGGCTTCATCAAGCGTTTCGACGGTTTTGCAGCCTTTCCCTTTTCCGAGCAGCCGATGCTCAGCCAGCTCGCCAATCAGTTGAGTCTGGACGTGAACGTCGTGGGCCTGCTGCCGGGACAGGGCATTCGACTGGATGCACCACAGGAGTCACAGATCGATATCGATTGGGTCACTGTCGATCACCTTCAGCACCAGCAGTTGATCCGGGAACTTGAAACGTTCATCGACGACAGGAAGTCAATCGAAGTCGCCAGCTCGGTCCTGCCCGACTTGGAGACACCCGCCGAATACGCCGAATGCCTGGAACGGTGTGAGGTGGAGCTGAACCGGATGGCCAGAAGCCTGATGCTGTTCATCACTGGGCGCAAGGTCCTGCAGATGTCCCATTACCGGGGCAGACCGCTGGGCCCGCAGCGTATCGTCTTCAGCTTCGTGTGCCATCGTCTCGGACTGCGCAGCAGCTATGGGCTGAACATGGTCAGCGGGCGCTTTGAAGTTGAACCGCTGACAGAGCTTGATGCACTGATCGCTCACTACCCCTACGGTGTCTGTCTGCCACTGGTGGATTTCATGGGCGTTGCCGACGGCACGCTCCAGATCTGGGACGTCGTGGGCGTGTCCATCCAGTCATGGTTTGAGCACGGGATCTTTGACGGGCTGATTCCGTTTTTCTACAGCTACTACGGCGAAAACGGCAGCCCGCATCTGCTGGACAGGATCATTCGTCGCAACATGGCAACTCTGGAGATTGCGCAATGCAACTGA
- a CDS encoding MBL fold metallo-hydrolase, with protein sequence MQLTSIGHLSWSVCAGDTHVLVDPLLGEGFGSDPGRPFHIVPARMVCLEDMPPVDAIILTTEHLQHFHPATLARLQREFPHKLKTLRVYVPQMFPQAARDLLHHCGYEIHVMDIRHDVQVGELTCRFYMPYTDVLFWDSRVASLYLRDTRDQSVFIQSDTRIADSFYADVSAGTVPSPRVMVVTNNFQSSAEGQAIGLDNLLPVADPKYARISGLRLLNEIISQPARKLDKSVILVIAGNGYLDKDRKIRHLWSNAQLAGIASQLSLLSTVHALDPGESLDAGTACPGQVAGWIAPTEPSRHWLSVERLGCGPRTSLVQVKEHLDEMARTWLITGYGQSLMTQTHYLGRPLGARRLVIQLMDEGRQSIDFVLDVSRVEFVRVDSLGARAIKQYPFGIRVDLRDFKSLLAGELQVWELLNLSASQWYVCDRYDSPLAFWLEFYSEQVDSERARRSYQLSLDSVS encoded by the coding sequence ATGCAACTGACCAGCATCGGACACCTCAGCTGGTCGGTATGCGCGGGGGACACTCACGTGCTTGTTGATCCGCTTCTCGGCGAGGGGTTTGGCTCCGACCCCGGGAGGCCTTTCCATATCGTCCCCGCTCGAATGGTTTGCCTGGAGGACATGCCGCCCGTCGACGCGATCATTCTGACCACCGAACACCTCCAGCATTTCCACCCGGCGACCCTTGCCCGGCTGCAGCGGGAGTTCCCGCACAAGCTCAAGACCCTTCGTGTGTACGTTCCCCAGATGTTCCCGCAGGCAGCGCGGGACCTTCTTCACCATTGCGGTTATGAAATTCACGTCATGGACATCCGGCATGACGTTCAGGTTGGCGAACTGACCTGTCGTTTCTATATGCCCTATACGGACGTGCTGTTCTGGGACAGCCGGGTCGCTTCGCTCTATCTGAGGGACACCCGCGACCAGTCCGTGTTTATCCAGTCGGATACCCGGATTGCCGACAGCTTTTACGCTGACGTCAGCGCCGGGACAGTGCCGTCTCCTCGGGTCATGGTTGTCACCAACAACTTCCAGAGCAGTGCCGAGGGGCAAGCGATCGGTCTGGATAACCTGCTTCCGGTTGCGGACCCCAAATATGCGCGGATTTCCGGTTTGCGCTTGTTGAACGAAATAATCTCCCAGCCTGCAAGAAAGCTCGACAAGTCCGTCATTCTCGTGATTGCCGGTAACGGTTACCTCGATAAGGATCGGAAGATCCGGCACTTGTGGAGCAATGCCCAGCTGGCTGGAATCGCGAGTCAATTGTCGTTGCTCAGTACCGTCCATGCTCTCGATCCGGGGGAGAGTCTCGATGCGGGCACAGCCTGTCCGGGGCAGGTAGCCGGCTGGATCGCTCCCACGGAACCATCACGGCATTGGCTATCGGTTGAACGCCTCGGATGCGGACCTCGGACCAGCCTTGTCCAGGTAAAAGAGCATCTGGATGAAATGGCCAGAACCTGGCTCATCACGGGATACGGACAGTCGCTGATGACGCAGACGCATTACCTGGGTCGTCCGTTAGGCGCTCGCCGTCTGGTGATTCAGTTGATGGACGAGGGACGGCAGTCGATCGACTTCGTACTGGATGTATCGCGGGTTGAATTCGTTCGGGTCGACAGTCTGGGGGCCAGGGCAATCAAACAATATCCCTTTGGTATCCGTGTTGACCTTCGGGATTTCAAGAGCCTGCTTGCGGGCGAGCTGCAAGTCTGGGAGCTGCTGAACCTGTCGGCCTCGCAATGGTATGTCTGTGATCGCTATGACAGCCCATTGGCGTTCTGGCTCGAGTTCTACAGCGAACAGGTCGACAGCGAACGAGCGCGTCGTAGTTATCAGCTATCTCTGGATTCTGTGTCATGA
- a CDS encoding D-2-hydroxyacid dehydrogenase family protein, with the protein MAVQIAVIDDWQDVARDVVDWSVLDSIGEVTFVHEYPADNATLAERLGRFEVICVMRERTRFDEDLLKRLPNLKLLVTGGMRNAALDMPAAARLGIKVCGTDSYKHAAPELTWALIMAATRNLVNEANALRAGQWQQGLGGDLHGKTLGILGLGSIGQRVAQFGQVFGMRVIAWSENLTAERAEQAGVTYVSKQQLFEQADVLSVHLVLSDRSRGLVDAQALDWMKPTALLVNTARGPIVEEAALIKALQKQRIGGAALDVFDEEPLPALHPFRTLDNVLATPHVGYVSRQNYEQFFSQMIEDIQAWSAGEPIRLLN; encoded by the coding sequence ATGGCGGTGCAGATTGCAGTGATCGATGACTGGCAGGACGTGGCGCGGGACGTGGTCGACTGGTCGGTGCTGGACAGTATCGGCGAAGTGACCTTCGTTCATGAGTACCCGGCGGACAACGCCACACTGGCCGAACGACTGGGGCGGTTCGAGGTGATTTGCGTGATGCGCGAACGCACGCGCTTCGATGAAGACCTGCTCAAGCGTTTGCCGAACCTCAAATTACTGGTCACTGGCGGCATGCGCAATGCGGCGCTGGACATGCCCGCCGCCGCCCGCCTCGGGATCAAGGTCTGCGGCACTGACAGCTACAAACATGCCGCACCGGAACTGACCTGGGCGCTGATCATGGCCGCCACCCGCAATCTGGTGAACGAAGCCAACGCCCTGCGTGCCGGCCAATGGCAGCAAGGCCTGGGTGGCGACCTGCACGGCAAGACCCTTGGCATTCTCGGGCTCGGCAGTATCGGCCAGCGGGTGGCGCAGTTCGGACAGGTGTTCGGCATGCGCGTCATTGCGTGGAGTGAAAACCTCACCGCCGAGCGCGCCGAACAGGCCGGCGTCACCTATGTCAGCAAGCAGCAATTGTTCGAACAGGCCGACGTGCTGTCGGTGCACCTGGTGCTCAGCGACCGCAGCCGGGGTCTGGTCGATGCCCAGGCGCTGGACTGGATGAAGCCGACCGCCCTGCTGGTCAACACCGCGCGCGGGCCGATTGTCGAAGAAGCGGCGTTGATCAAGGCTTTGCAGAAACAGCGCATCGGTGGTGCAGCGCTGGATGTGTTTGATGAAGAACCGCTGCCGGCGCTGCACCCGTTTCGCACGCTGGACAATGTGCTGGCCACGCCCCATGTCGGGTATGTCAGCCGACAGAACTATGAACAATTCTTTTCGCAGATGATCGAGGACATTCAGGCCTGGTCGGCGGGAGAACCGATCCGTCTGCTGAATTGA